In the Stakelama saccharophila genome, TCGCCTCGGCAGAATTGCGGCGCCCAGGTGATGGCCAGCGTATAGCCGCCGATCGGCAGCACGCGTCGCGGCTGGTCGGGCGTCGGTCCTTCGGCATGAGGCCGGGCGAGCGTCTCGGGAACCGCGCAGCGATAGGCCTGGGCGGCCGCTCCGCCCGGCGCCAGCAGGATGCCGGCGCCGGCGAGCCATGCGAGCGTTCGCAAGGTCATTCGAACGGGCGCGCCTGCTCTTCCGCCGGCCCCTGCCCCTTCAGCCACGCATCGGCGTCGGGGCGGAAGGTCATGTAGATCGCGATGGCCTCCAGCACATAGCTCAACAGCATCAACGCCATCGAAACACCACCCCCGGCCATGGTGCCCATCGACAGCGTGTACAGAAAGCTCAGCAGCCCGAGCGCGTACAGCACGATCAGAATCCAGCGGGCCACGTTGCTCGCGCGGCGCGCGACGAAGAACCAGAGCAGCAGACTGATGCCCAGACCGATGGCGAGCCCGACCGCCGTCGCCGCCGGCATGATCGCCGCGGCCTCGGGGCTTTGCTGCTCCATCGCCGCCATCGTCGTGTTCCAGCTCAGGATCCCGTTGAGGATGCCCAATGCCACCGCGAGGAGATAGAATAGTTCGAACCGGCGAATCGAAATCGGACGCATGTTGCCACCCCTGTTCTGGCGCCGAACGAATCGGCAATGGGGAGGAAGGCTAAATCAAACCGCGCTGAAATCCAGACCGATGTCCGCCGCCGGCGCCGACTGGGTCAGCCGTCCGACGCTGACATAGGTCACGCCCGTTTCCGCGATCGCGCGGATGGTTTCCAGCCGCACGCCGCCCGACGCCTCAGTCGGAACGCGTCCGCCGACCAGCGTCACCGCACCGCGCAGCGTGGCCGGTTCCATGTTGTCGAGCAGCAGATGGGTCGCGCCCGCGGCCAGTGCAGGTTCGATCTGGTCGATACGGTCGACCTCGACGATGATCCGTTCGATACCGGCGGCGGCGGCGCGACGTACGGCCGCTTCCACCGATCCGGCCACGGCGACGTGGTTGTCCTTGATCATCGCCGCATCCCATAATCCCATGCGGTGATTGGTCGCGCCGCCAGCGCGGGTGGCGTATTTTTCCAGCAGGCGCAGGCCGGGAAGCGTCTTGCGGGTGTCGAGCAGGGTTGCCCCGGTGCCGCGAATGCGCTCGACATAACTGCGCGTCATCGTCGCGATGCCGGAAAGGTGCTGGACGGTATTGAGCGCGGAACGCTCCGCCGTCAGCAAGGCGCGTGCGCGCCCGCGAAGGCGCATCAGTTCGGCGCCGTGCGGTACGTTTTCCCCCTCGCCCGCCAGAATCTCGATCGCCGCGTCGGGATCGAGCGCGCGAAAGAACGCCTCGGCGATCGGCAGGCCGGCGACAGTGATCGCGTCGCGGCTGTCCATGACGCCTTCGAACATGGCATCCGCGGGGATGACGGCGGCGGAGGTGATGTCGCCCGCCGCCCCCAGATCCTCGGCGAGCGTGGCCTGGACGAAGGCGTCGCAGTCGAATCCCGTAATGTCGATCATCCGGTCCGCTTGGCACGATTCGCGGTGTCGGAAAAGCGGTCTTGCCCGTGCAGCTCGCGGTCGAACCACGCGACCACGCCGCGCAGTTCCTCCAGCGCCGGCCCGTGCAGCGCGCCTTCCGCCTGCGCGAGCAGGAGTTGCGCTTCCTTGAACAGCAGTTCGCTACGCTCCGCCGACGGCTTGCCCGCCGCGGCGTAAGCGAGCGATTCGACGAAAATGCGCGATGCGATCGGGCTCGCCGCGGCCGAAGCCCGGATCGAGCCGAATCCGCGCGCGATGAAATGGATGAAGTCGTCCGGCAGGGCATAGACCCGCTGCTCGCCGAACGGGCGGCCGTCCGCGTCGCAGGCGAGATCGCGCATCGCCAGGCTGGCCGTCGCCGCCGACAGCCAGTGCAGGCACGTCACCGCCGTGAACGGATCGTTGATACCCGGCGACAGCGCGCGCAGCCCGATCTCGACCAGCTCGTCCAGCGAATATTCGATGTCCTGGTTCGGCGTGCGGCTCTCGCCGACCGCGAAGGCGTCGCGCAGCTTATCGTCCACCCCCTCGCCCAGCGTGCCCGCGACCCGCAGGACCGTCATGTCGGGATGGACGAAATCGCCCGGCCGCACCGACAGATAGACGCTGACGCCCTGTTTCTCGCAGACATGGCCGAGCGTGTCGAAATCGATCACCTCGACATAGCCGGTGCGCTTTGCGCGGACAGCAGTGAGCCCTTCTTTCGGCGGACGCTGCATGGCGGCGCCCCGGTCGAAATCGGGAAAGCGCTTTTCGATGTCGTGCAAGGCCCGCCGGCCGACCGCGGCCACGACGTTGTTGATGCGGATGCTGTCGGGGACGTGGTGGAGGAAATAGACCAGCACTCCCACCGAAAACAGCGTCAGGCCCAGCGCCACGATCAACGACAGTTCCGGCACGAAGCCGGGATTGCCCGGCGTGATGAAATATCCCGCCTCGTCCGGCTGCCGGATGGTGCGCAGTATCATCATGCAATAGACGAAATCGGCGATGAACACGCCCAGCGACAACTGGTTGCCGCGATCGGTCATGAAGTTGGTGAGCAGGCGCGGCCCGTAATTTCCCGATGCATAGACGACGGCGGCGATGGTGATGGCGAACACCGTGCCGGCGACCGAGATCATCGACCCCGCGATCATCGACAGTAAAGATCGCGCGCCGTCCGGCTTGGATGCGTGCAGCCAGCCCATGTCGCGCAACCAGTCCGCCCCCAGCCGCGTATCGATCCAATAGGTGACGAACGACAGGACGATCGCCCCGATCGTCAACAGGGCTGGCAGGAACCAGTAACTGGCGTTCAGGCGTTCGGCGGTCTGTCGGAACCAGGCATGCATGTCAGCGAGAACGTGCCGCCGCCGAAACGGTTCAACGCGCGCGCCGGATCAGTCTCCCGTCACCTTCACCGGGGGCCCAGATCGCCCATGCCGACCGTCCCGCTCGCCATGGCGAGCATGCGGTCGAGGCTGGCCTTCGCCTTCACGCGCAGGTCTTCCGCCATCTCGATGCGCGGCTCCAGGTCGCGCAGCGCGATATAGAGCTTCTCGATCGTGTTCAGCGCCATATAGGGGCAGATGTTGCAGTTGCAGTTGCCGTCCGCGCCCGGCGCGCCGATGAAGTTCACCTCGGGCTTGGCCTTGTTCATCTGGTGGATGATGTGCGGCTCCGTCGCGACGATCAGGGTGTCGCCGTCCATCTCCCCGGAAAATTTCAGGATGCCGCTAGTCGATCCGACATAATCGGCATGGTCGAGGATATAGGCCGGGCATTCGGGATGCGCCGCGACCGGCGCGCCCGGATACTGCGCCTTCAGCTTCAGCAGCTCGGTCTCCGAAAATGCCTCGTGGACGATGCACACGCCGGGCCACAGCAGCATGTCGCGCCCGGTCTTGCGCGCCAGATAGCCGCCCAGATGCTTGTCGGGGCCGAAGATGATCTTCTGTTCCGCCGGAATCTGGCTGAGGATCTTCTCCGCCGAGGACGAGGTGACGATGATGTCGCTGAGCGCCTTCACCTCGGCCGAACAGTTGATGTAGGTCAGCGCGATATGGTCGGGATGCTCGGCCCGGAACTTCGCGAACTGTTCGGGCGGGCAGCTATCCTCCAGGCTGCAGCCGGCGTCCAGGTCGGGCAGCACCACGACCTTTTCCGGCGAGAGGATCTTCGCCGTTTCGGCCATGAAGCGCACCCCGCAAAAGGCGATGACATCGGCGTCGGTTTCCGCCGCCTTGCGCGACAGGTCCAGGCTGTCGCCGACGAAATCGGCCAGATCCTGGATCTCGGGCTTCTGGTAATAATGGGCGAGGATGACGGCGTTGCGTTCCTTGCGCAGCCGGTCGATCTCGGCGAGCAGGTCCACCCCCGCCAGATTATCGCCCATGCCGTTCCCTGCGTTCATCGTCATTCCCGTCCTTGCTTGCACTGGCCCCCATATAGCGAGGGCGGCGGGGATTTCACCCGGGGATTGCCGCTTGTCGCGCCACCGGCATTGGATGCGGGCAGCCGATGGACGCACGCTATCGCCGGTTGGCCAGCACATCGGAAATCGGCCGGCTCACGTCCCAGCGCTCGTCATCCTGCGCCGTGCGCTCGTCGGGGAAGGTCGCGCGCACCGTGGCGTCCAGCCCGACCGCCTTCAGCGGCATGGCGAAGCTGCGCTCGACCGCCTGCCGCGTGGCGTCGCGCGCCAGCCGCATCGGTGTCTCGGCGCGCGCCTGGCGCACCAGTTCCTGTCGCGCCGCCTTGCGGTTGGCGGCATCCAGCGTCGCCTCGGCATCGGTCAGCGACATCAGGATGCCGCCCTCGCCATATTGCTTGATCGCGCCCGGTTCGACATGCGGGCCGTCCAGCTCGATCGGCGGCAGATGGATCGACAGGGTGTTGGTCCGCGCGTCCCAGGCGACGTCGCGCTGCTTCAGCTTGCCGAGATCGACCTCATACTGGACCGAACCGGGCATGATCAGCGTCTTACTCGCCGTCAGGCCGAGGCGCGATTGCTTCGACGTGACCACCGCGACATAGCGCGCGGCGAAGGCCGACAGCCGGTTCTGCTCGCGCAGGCCGGCCAGGCTCGCGCTCGCGATCGTCACCGGATCGGGGTCGAGCGTCTTGTCGACATAGCGCCCGAACGCCCACATGCCCGCCGCGACGATGACCGCGACCGCCGCCAGCCCGCCGAGCAGCATCAGGCACCCCGACGCCAGCCCGCCGCGCCGCACGACCATCGTGTTCGCTTCGCCCTCGCTCATGCCGCGAGCATCCACATATCCTCTTCCTCCCGAGCCAGGCCGCGGCCGCGCAGATCGATCAGGTGCGCGCGTATCGACGCCTCCGCCGCCCCCGCGAGCCGCGGATCGATGCCGACATACATCGCCGCCAGCATGTCCGGCACGCGGTGGACGCCGCGCCCCAGCAGGCGCAATATCTGCCCCTCGCGCTGCTTGCGGTGGCCCAGCATCCCGCGCACCAGCCGGCGCGGATTGGTGACGGGATCGCCGTGCGCGGGATAATAGATCCGGTCGTCGCGCCGCAGCAGCTTGTCGAGGCTCGCCATATAGGCGCCCATGTCGCCGTCGGGCGGCGCGACCACCGTCGTCGACCAGCCCATGACATGATCGCCGCTGAACAGCGCGTCCGCCTGTGGCAGGGCGAAGCACAGATGGTTGGAGGTATGGCCCGGCGTCGCGACCGCCTCCAGCGTCCAGCCCTCGCCCGTCACCTGCTCGCCCTCGGCCAGCACGCGGTCGGGCGCATAGTCGCGGTCGAACGGACTGTCGCCCCCCGCCGCGTCGTCCGGCGCCAGTGGCGCGCAGCCCAGGATCGGCGCACTGGTTTCGCGCTGAAGGGCGCGTGACAGCGGGCTGTGATCGCGGTGCGTGTGGGTGATCAGGATCGCGCGCACCGGCCGGCCGTCGATCGCGTGCAACAGCGCGGCAAGATGCGCTTCGCTATCCGGCCCCGGATCGATGACGGCCAGGTCGTCCGTGCCGACGAGGTGCGTCTGCGTGCCCGTGTTCGTGTAAGGAGACGGATTGGGCGCCAGCACCCGCGCGACAAGGGGATCGAGCCGCTCGGCGCGGCCGGCTGTGGCGTCGGTCATGGCGCATGAAATGGCCGCTGGCGGGCATCGGCACAAGGGGGTCTCGCCCGGCCCGCCAGCGGCCGATCGGGCAATCGGCTGCACGAAGGAGGTTCGCCGCTCGCCCGAATGCCCCGCGCCGTGGAGCGATTGGCGCGGGACTCCCTCCCCAGGGACGGTCGTGGCGTTCAGTCGATCTCGCTGTCCCGCTCGGCCATTTCGGCACGCACCTCTGCAATGCCTTCATCGATGCCGGCCAGCGCTTCATCGCGGTCTGCCGCGCTCAAGTCGGCAGCGGCGCGGATCGACGCCTTCGCCGATTCAAGGCCGGCAAGCGCGCTTTCCAGCGCCATCGACTTGCTCTGCATTGCATGGGCCTGGGCCTCTTGCGCCATCTTCTCTATCCGATCGCTGCAGATGATCATGATCTTCTTCTTGCCGGCGCCGTTGCGATTTTCGATGATGCGCCGGGTGGCAGTACCGCCCCCGCCGCAATTCTGCTCGCGAATGTCGGGGATCGACGCCATCGCTTCGGCGCGTGCCTTTGCCGCGATCTCGCGGTTCTTGATCACGATCGTGCGCGTCTCCGCCGTCGGCGCAGGCGGTGCCGCCGGAACGGACAGGTCCGCAACGGGCGCTGTGGGCGCCGGTGGCGGCGGCGGCAGATCGTCCTGGGCGAGCGGTGCGGGCGCGTCCGGCGCCGCGGGAGCCGCCGGTGCGGGCACTTCGGCCGGCGGGGTCACCTCACGCAGCGCGGGGAGTTGCAGCGCATCCAGCTTCACGCCGATCGAATCCTCGACATTGGTGCGCAGCGTCTCGGCAGCGCTCGTGCCCGATGCGGTCACGGCCAGGCCCGCCACCATCAGCGCGGCCATGCCGCTCGCGCCCGCAGCCAGTCGCCGGCGTGAGACAGTCCGATTCCTCGACAGCATTTTCAGCCTCCCTTTCAGTTCGTTGATGGTGTGCAGGTGACAGGCCGCCGATACCGCCCCGCCATGGGCCGACTTGACGATGGCCAGGCCATAAGCATGGCGCAGCGCCTCCGGCCTGCCGGCCAGCACCACGGCGTCGCAGGCCATTTCCTGATCGGCGCGAAACGCGCGGAAGGCGCGCCAGGCGACCGGATTGAACCAGTGGAAGGCAAGCATCGCGAGCGCCGCCCAATTGGCATAGAGGTCGCCGCGCTGATGGTGGCAAAGCTCGTGCGCCAGCGCGAGATCGCGCTCCGACGGGTCGTAACGTTCGGTGAAATCGCGCGGAAAGGCGACATATTTGCGAAAGATGCCGAAGGCGAGCGGCCCGTTCGCGGCATCGGTCTCGATCATGTGCACGCGCCCCTCGGCCAGCGCGCGCGAGCGGCGGCTGCGCCGTATCAGACGCTGGCAGAAACGGCCGTGCGCGATCGCGTGCCAGCCGATGAAGCCCAACGCACCTACGATCCACAGACCCAGTGCGATCGACGCCCAGTCCGGCCCGCTCGCCACCGGCGCCGCGTCGGCGCCGCTGATCGGCGCGATCAGATAGATCTGGATGGTCTCGCCCGCCGTCGCGATCGGCGCGCGGGCGCTCGCGCGCCAACTTTCCGGCAGCGGCGGCAACAGCATGCGCAACGCCGGCAGCGCCCACAGCGCATAGGCGAAGCGCGGTCCCATCGCCTCGCGCACGGGCCTGCGGATCGCCAGCACCAACAGCATCAACAGCGTGGTCGCGACGACGGTTTCGATGGCCCAGGCGATCATTGCTTGAGGTCCTTCAACAGCGCTTCGATCTCGGCGATGTCACGATCGGACAGTTCGTCGCGCTCGGCGAGATGCGCCACCAGCGGCGTCACCCGGCCGCCGAACAGCCGGTCGATCAGCCGCTGCGATTCCCCGGCGACATATTCCTCACGCGCGACCAGCGGGCGATAGAGATAGCGCCGGCCCTGCGCCTCGTGCGCGATCGCCTTCTTGGCGAGCAGCCGCCCGAGCAGCGTCTTGACCGTATTGGCGCTCCACTCCCGCTCCGGGCCGACGCGTTCGGCCACCTCCTGCGCGCCGAGCGGACTTTCGTCCCACAGCACTTCCATTACGGCATGCTCGGCATCGCTGATTCGTTCGGCCATGATCACCCTCTTCGACTACACCTGTAATCGCACCGATTACGCCTGTAGTCAATAGGGCTTATCCGCAAATGAACGCGCGCCCGCACCGGACTGTCGGTACGGTTTACACCTGGTCGCCGTCGAAGGACTTCATTAACCGATTTGTGCCAGCAATATGGGCGATTGCCGCATTTGGCATGCGCCGTGCACATTGGTCAGCGTTCCGAGCGTCTCCACGCTTCCAGGGCGGACCGGCAGCCAACCGGCCGGTCCGCCCGACCCGGCAACCGGCAGCAGCAATATTCCCGACCGCAGGGGAAGCGCGCACGAAAACGCCCGCCGCCGCTTCACGCGGGCGACGGGCGCAAACCATCGGGATCGCTCCGCCTCAGGCGGTGGCCACGACGCCCTTTTCCTTCATCAGATCGGCCAGCTCGCCCGATTCGTACATCTCCATCATGATGTCCGATCCGCCGACGAATTCGCCCTTTACATAGAGCTGCGGGATGGTCGGCCAGTCGGAATAGGTCTTGATGCCCTGGCGGACGTCCTGATCCTGCAGCACGTCGACGCTGTCGAACTCGACGTTCAGGTGCTGCAGAATGGCGACCGCGCGGCTGGAAAAGCCGCATTGCGGGAAAAGCGGGCTGCCCTTCATGAACAGCACCACGCCCTTGTCCTTCACCATCCCGTCGATGCGGGCGTTCACGTCCTCGCTCATACCTCTACTCCTTGTTCGGAACCGCGGTGGTCAGTTGCAGCGCGTGCAGCGTGCCGCCCATCCGGCCGCCCAGCGCGGCATAGACCGCCTGGTGCTGTTTCACGCGCGGCATTCCGCGAAAACTTTCCGCCGTCACGCGTGCGGCATAATGGTCGCCGTCGCCGGCGAGGTCGGTGATCTCGACCTCGGCATCCGGAATACCGTCGCGGATCAGCGTCTCGATCTGCTCAGCTTCCATCGCCATCGTTATTGGGCCTCGATCATCTGCCGCCGTGCCTCCACCGCCATATCGTCCAGCGCCTTGCGCACTTCGGCATCGCCGGTATCGACCCCGGCCGCGGTCAGGTCGCCGACGAGCTTGCGCACCACGTCCTCGTCGCCCGCTTCCTCGAAATCGGCCTGGACGACGGCCTTTGCATAGGCCTCCGATTCCTCGGGCGTCAGCTTCATCTTCTCCGCCGCCCACAGACCCAGCAGCCGGTTGCGCCGTGCATGGACGCGGAAGGCCATTTCCTCCTCGCGGGCGAACTTCGCCTCGAAGGCCCGCTCGCGATCATCGAAGGTCGTCATCTGGTCGTCGTCCCCTGCAAAAAATTTGCTACAGACCGAGATAGGAGGGCCCGATGGCTCGCGCAACGGGTGGCGCACACGCCCGCCGCATCCGAGCCATCAAACCGCTCGCCAAGGCGCCGAGCCCCTGCGGAGGTCACCTGTGCTCCCGAAAAGCTACCGTGCTCCTGCGCAGGCGGGAGCCCAGAGCTTCACCCGCGACGCCCGCGGCTCTGGGTTCCTGCCTGCGCAGGAACACGACACCCTTTGGCGACGACACACCCCACCCGCAGACGGCGGGCGAAAACCCACGCCCCTACGTCCCCACCTCGACCACCAGCTTGCCGATCGCCTCGCGCGCCGCCATCTTCGCGATCGCCTTGCCGCCGTCCCCGAACGCGAAGACCTCGGTGACGCGCGGCGCGATCCTGCCGTCCTCCCACAAGCGGAACAGCGTCTCGACATGGGCGGCATTGGCTTGTCGGTCGCGCATCGCGAACGCGCCCCAGAACACGCCGCACACGTCGCACGACTTCAAGAGCGTCAGGTTGAGCGGCAGCTTCGCGATCCCCGCCGGAAAGCCGACGACCAGATAGCGCCCCTCCCAGCCGATCGCGCGCAGCGCCGGCTCGGTATAGTCGCCGCCGACGGGGTCGTAGATCACCTGCGCCCCGTTCGGCCCCAGCGCCTCCTTGAAGCG is a window encoding:
- the nadA gene encoding quinolinate synthase NadA, which encodes MNAGNGMGDNLAGVDLLAEIDRLRKERNAVILAHYYQKPEIQDLADFVGDSLDLSRKAAETDADVIAFCGVRFMAETAKILSPEKVVVLPDLDAGCSLEDSCPPEQFAKFRAEHPDHIALTYINCSAEVKALSDIIVTSSSAEKILSQIPAEQKIIFGPDKHLGGYLARKTGRDMLLWPGVCIVHEAFSETELLKLKAQYPGAPVAAHPECPAYILDHADYVGSTSGILKFSGEMDGDTLIVATEPHIIHQMNKAKPEVNFIGAPGADGNCNCNICPYMALNTIEKLYIALRDLEPRIEMAEDLRVKAKASLDRMLAMASGTVGMGDLGPR
- the grxD gene encoding Grx4 family monothiol glutaredoxin; the encoded protein is MSEDVNARIDGMVKDKGVVLFMKGSPLFPQCGFSSRAVAILQHLNVEFDSVDVLQDQDVRQGIKTYSDWPTIPQLYVKGEFVGGSDIMMEMYESGELADLMKEKGVVATA
- a CDS encoding M56 family metallopeptidase; the encoded protein is MIAWAIETVVATTLLMLLVLAIRRPVREAMGPRFAYALWALPALRMLLPPLPESWRASARAPIATAGETIQIYLIAPISGADAAPVASGPDWASIALGLWIVGALGFIGWHAIAHGRFCQRLIRRSRRSRALAEGRVHMIETDAANGPLAFGIFRKYVAFPRDFTERYDPSERDLALAHELCHHQRGDLYANWAALAMLAFHWFNPVAWRAFRAFRADQEMACDAVVLAGRPEALRHAYGLAIVKSAHGGAVSAACHLHTINELKGRLKMLSRNRTVSRRRLAAGASGMAALMVAGLAVTASGTSAAETLRTNVEDSIGVKLDALQLPALREVTPPAEVPAPAAPAAPDAPAPLAQDDLPPPPPAPTAPVADLSVPAAPPAPTAETRTIVIKNREIAAKARAEAMASIPDIREQNCGGGGTATRRIIENRNGAGKKKIMIICSDRIEKMAQEAQAHAMQSKSMALESALAGLESAKASIRAAADLSAADRDEALAGIDEGIAEVRAEMAERDSEID
- a CDS encoding BolA family protein; translation: MAMEAEQIETLIRDGIPDAEVEITDLAGDGDHYAARVTAESFRGMPRVKQHQAVYAALGGRMGGTLHALQLTTAVPNKE
- a CDS encoding DUF2254 domain-containing protein, giving the protein MHAWFRQTAERLNASYWFLPALLTIGAIVLSFVTYWIDTRLGADWLRDMGWLHASKPDGARSLLSMIAGSMISVAGTVFAITIAAVVYASGNYGPRLLTNFMTDRGNQLSLGVFIADFVYCMMILRTIRQPDEAGYFITPGNPGFVPELSLIVALGLTLFSVGVLVYFLHHVPDSIRINNVVAAVGRRALHDIEKRFPDFDRGAAMQRPPKEGLTAVRAKRTGYVEVIDFDTLGHVCEKQGVSVYLSVRPGDFVHPDMTVLRVAGTLGEGVDDKLRDAFAVGESRTPNQDIEYSLDELVEIGLRALSPGINDPFTAVTCLHWLSAATASLAMRDLACDADGRPFGEQRVYALPDDFIHFIARGFGSIRASAAASPIASRIFVESLAYAAAGKPSAERSELLFKEAQLLLAQAEGALHGPALEELRGVVAWFDRELHGQDRFSDTANRAKRTG
- a CDS encoding DUF4230 domain-containing protein, with protein sequence MSEGEANTMVVRRGGLASGCLMLLGGLAAVAVIVAAGMWAFGRYVDKTLDPDPVTIASASLAGLREQNRLSAFAARYVAVVTSKQSRLGLTASKTLIMPGSVQYEVDLGKLKQRDVAWDARTNTLSIHLPPIELDGPHVEPGAIKQYGEGGILMSLTDAEATLDAANRKAARQELVRQARAETPMRLARDATRQAVERSFAMPLKAVGLDATVRATFPDERTAQDDERWDVSRPISDVLANRR
- a CDS encoding BlaI/MecI/CopY family transcriptional regulator; the protein is MAERISDAEHAVMEVLWDESPLGAQEVAERVGPEREWSANTVKTLLGRLLAKKAIAHEAQGRRYLYRPLVAREEYVAGESQRLIDRLFGGRVTPLVAHLAERDELSDRDIAEIEALLKDLKQ
- a CDS encoding MBL fold metallo-hydrolase, whose protein sequence is MTDATAGRAERLDPLVARVLAPNPSPYTNTGTQTHLVGTDDLAVIDPGPDSEAHLAALLHAIDGRPVRAILITHTHRDHSPLSRALQRETSAPILGCAPLAPDDAAGGDSPFDRDYAPDRVLAEGEQVTGEGWTLEAVATPGHTSNHLCFALPQADALFSGDHVMGWSTTVVAPPDGDMGAYMASLDKLLRRDDRIYYPAHGDPVTNPRRLVRGMLGHRKQREGQILRLLGRGVHRVPDMLAAMYVGIDPRLAGAAEASIRAHLIDLRGRGLAREEEDMWMLAA
- the nadC gene encoding carboxylating nicotinate-nucleotide diphosphorylase, with the translated sequence MIDITGFDCDAFVQATLAEDLGAAGDITSAAVIPADAMFEGVMDSRDAITVAGLPIAEAFFRALDPDAAIEILAGEGENVPHGAELMRLRGRARALLTAERSALNTVQHLSGIATMTRSYVERIRGTGATLLDTRKTLPGLRLLEKYATRAGGATNHRMGLWDAAMIKDNHVAVAGSVEAAVRRAAAAGIERIIVEVDRIDQIEPALAAGATHLLLDNMEPATLRGAVTLVGGRVPTEASGGVRLETIRAIAETGVTYVSVGRLTQSAPAADIGLDFSAV
- a CDS encoding DUF1476 domain-containing protein; the protein is MTTFDDRERAFEAKFAREEEMAFRVHARRNRLLGLWAAEKMKLTPEESEAYAKAVVQADFEEAGDEDVVRKLVGDLTAAGVDTGDAEVRKALDDMAVEARRQMIEAQ